From Syngnathus typhle isolate RoL2023-S1 ecotype Sweden linkage group LG13, RoL_Styp_1.0, whole genome shotgun sequence, a single genomic window includes:
- the LOC133165589 gene encoding E3 ubiquitin-protein ligase MARCHF2-like — MSSSGCCHLPGSLCDYSGNAESDSSKDSEVSDSTAQAQYIAKVTAKDGRPLSTIVKAVSLQSDVGMCRICHEGGGGETLLSPCECTGTLGKVHKSCLEKWLSSSNTSYCELCHTEFTIERRPQPLTQWLKDPGPRSEKRTLLCDMACFLLITPLAAISGWLCLRGAQDHLQLKSRLEAIGLIALTIALFTIYILWTLVSFRYHCQLYSEWRRTNQKVRLLMPDMTGALTTQSSMTTKSTKKMTDETIV, encoded by the exons ATGTCTTCATCAGGATGCTGCCACCTACCTGGCTCTCTATGTGATTACTCGGGGAATGCCGAATCCGATTCCTCCAAGGATTCTGAAGTGTCGGATTCCACAGCACAGGCCCAGTACATTGCCAAGGTTACGGCTAAAGATGGCCGCCCACTCTCCACTATTGTTAAAGCTGTGAGCCTGCAAAG TGACGTAGGCATGTGCCGAATTTGCCATGAGGGTGGTGGAGGGGAGACCCTGCTCTCGCCGTGCGAATGCACCGGCACACTTGGGAAAGTGCACAAGAGCTGCTTGGAGAAGTggctgtcgtcctccaacaccagCTACTGTGAATTGTGCCATACAGAGTTCACCATTGAGCGGAGGCCACAACCCCTCACACAG TGGCTGAAAGACCCAGGCCCCCGCAGCGAGAAGCGGACTCTCTTATGCGACATGGCCTGCTTTTTGCTCATAACACCGCTGGCAGCTATCTCGGGCTGGCTGTGTCTGAGGGGTGCCCAAGACCACCTGCAGCTCAAGAGCAGACTCGAGGCCATTGGCCTAATCGCACTCACCATCgccctcttcaccatctacatcCTCTGGACACTG GTTTCTTTTCGATACCATTGTCAGCTGTACTCGGAGTGGAGGAGGACCAATCAGAAAGTGCGTCTCCTTATGCCTGACATGACAGGCGCACTCACCACCCAAAGTTCTATGACGACCAAGTCGACAAAGAAAATGACTGATGAGACCATCGTATGA